The DNA window ctgtgtgaccttgggtgagtcgtTCAACCTCTCCTTACTTAACCACAAAATGGCAATGACACCAGCACCTCCCTCATTCCTGTGACAGGGATGCCCAGAGGTGGGAAGAGTGGCTCTTCTCAAGGCAGACAAATCCGGATTTGGATCCCAACTCTGGCgatgtaaccttgggcaagtaacttaagTTCTTGGGGCCTCGTCTCTAAAACAACGGGTGATGATCATGCCTACTTCACGGGGCTGTCGTGAGAATTGAATGTGGTCAAGCGTTTGGTAAAATGTGAAGCAATAGTGGTAGCCATCACCCATCCACCAAGCTCCTCGCAAGAGATTGCATTTGCTTGCACCGCCACTGGGAGGTGCCACTGTTATCCTCTCAGAGGGATGGGTGGAATTGGAGAGCAGTAATTAGCCaggtcctccagccctcccctggcccccagccccgcaGAGTGGGAGACCTCTGCCAGGAGGTGAGTGTGATTTTTCCATGAAGGGGACCCATCCTCAGTGGGAATAGCCTGCTGCTGAGCTCCTTCCCTGAGTCccggcccttcccctgcccacaccCCAGCTCACCTGATTGGGCTGGCTGGGGAATCCAGGTCAGAGGCTGAGACCTGGCCCACCAGCGTCCCGGGAGCTTTGTTCTCAGGCACTGCCAGGTGATAGGCAGCCTGGGTGAAGGCAGGGGGCTCTGGGGCATCCTGCACAGCCACGCGTACCGAGGCCACGTCCTTGAAGGGCCCTCGCCGCAGGTAAGCTGGGTCGATGAGGGTGTTGGTGGCCTCCACACGGAAGGAATAGGAGCGCCGGGTCTCAAAGTCTAGGGGCTATGGGGAGGGGACGGGGAGTGACTGAGGCACGTGGAAACCAGGGCAGGCCCAAGCTCCCGGGAGGTGAGAGAGAGGTCCCCTCTCCATGCAACCAGTGCTCAGCCCACCTGACAGGAGAGGTGGGCGCCTGAGAGGCAGTGGCCGCAGTGGTCCGAGTGAGGCAGATGACTTAGTCCGTAACTCTAGGTGTGCCTCCAGCTCCACCACAGACTGGCTACATAAAAAGTCCTGAGCCAGTCATTCCCCCTTGCTGGGCCCCAGTCCCTCATCTGAAAGAGGACTAGATGACCATGATCCCTAAGCTCCAAACGTGGTCCCGAGTCTGTTGTAGACCAGTTAGAGGGGTGCCTCATGGGGCAGGAGGCACACATGAGTGAGTCTGCAAGCGTTAGCAGACAGGAGACTAACCTTGCGGACAGTGAGAAGCCCATCTCGACCCTGGGAGTCTGTGCTGATGCTGAAGGCCTCGGACCCCTCTCCGTCCAGGATGCTGTATGCCATGAGGGCGTTGTCCCCCAGGTCTGGGTCCTGGGCCCGCAGACGGCCCACTAGGGTGCCTGGCCCAGCAGTCTCCACCACAGAGAACTGGTACAGGCCTTGGGTGTGGATGGAGAGGAAACATTCTTAGAGGggtcccagccctcctccctcccccagcacttCCTTCTCCTGGGGGCTGGCTAAGGGAGGGGCGGGAGAGAAGACTTCTCCAGAGGCCGTAGGGGGTGGGGCGGTCAAAGGATGGGTCAGGTGGCAGCACTGGCCCCTTACTTTGAGGGAACTTGGGGGGGTTGTCGTTGACATCGCTGAGGGTGACTGTCACCGTAGTGCTGCCCGACAGCCCCCCCATGTGGCCGCCCATGTCCTTGGCCTGAATCACCACCAAGAACTCCTCCTGTGTCTCCCGGTCCATGTTGGGGATGGCGGTCCGCACCACTCCTGGGGAGAGACGAGGGGTCAGGGGGTGCCTGTTCCCATGGCTGCCCCCCCAGGTTCCTGAGCCCTATTCTCACCAGTCTGGGGGTCAACAGAGAAGAAAGGCAGTCCATCCAGCACGGTGTACACAAGCTTGGCGCTGTTCCCGTAGCTGGGGTCATCGGCATCGTGAGCCGTCACCTGGATCACTGATGTCCCTGTGGGCCGTCCCGGCACCCCCACTcagcaggggcagggccaggtgggAAGGAACAGCAGATGAGGGGGACCCAGACATGACGGCAATGCAGGAAGGAGAGATGAGGGTGCTCCAGGAGATGGACCCCAGGATGGTCAGAGTTGGGGTACTCACCGACATTGGACATCTCGGGCACTGTGGCGTGGTAGGGCCCGAGGGGAAAGATAGGTGGATTGTCGTTGATGTCTTGCACCTTGATGATAAACTCTGAAGGGGGCTCCAGAGGCCGGTTTGAGGCTCGGTCCACAGCTTGGGCAAGCAGCACGTACTGTGCCTTCTCCTCTCGGTCCAGGCTCTTGGTGACATGGATATTGCCTGTGGCCTCATCAATCACAAATACagtgcctgccccctccccggtCAGCAGGTACTTGGTGCGGCCCTCGCCCCTGTCCACATCCGAGTGCAGCTGTAGGGGTCAGGGAAAAATGGCAGCGGGTTCCAAGCATAGGGACAGAAGGTTAAAGAGTCTAAGTCTATGACTGGGTGGAACGTTGGGAGTCCTGAGGGACCAAGGTCATTGTAGAAGTGACAAAGTTGCAGGGCAGGGCCTAAGGGCCTCAAGAGTCAAGGTAGACATGGGAAGGGCTGATCCTTACCTTACCAATAAGGACGGGCTCTGGACCGGCATATTCCTCAATGACAAAGAACTGGTTCCACACCCAACTCCTTCGGTTCCGTAGCAGTACTGGTCCTGGGCCCCCCCGGGACCCTGCCCAGGCCCGGGCTGGGGctgccaggcgccccatgcagcCCCAGCCACCCAGCCAGGCCAGGAGGAGCCTCACCAGACCCCACATGTTTGGGCTCCAGCCGGGGCTCTGTTCACTGTCCCTGGGTACTGAGGCATGAGCtggccggggcagaggggcagatgCGTTGGAGCTACCCCATAGATCCACACCTGTAGGACAGGTAGTTGTTC is part of the Neofelis nebulosa isolate mNeoNeb1 chromosome 7, mNeoNeb1.pri, whole genome shotgun sequence genome and encodes:
- the CDH24 gene encoding cadherin-24 isoform X1, giving the protein MWGLVRLLLAWLGGWGCMGRLAAPARAWAGSRGGPGPVLLRNRRSWVWNQFFVIEEYAGPEPVLIGKLHSDVDRGEGRTKYLLTGEGAGTVFVIDEATGNIHVTKSLDREEKAQYVLLAQAVDRASNRPLEPPSEFIIKVQDINDNPPIFPLGPYHATVPEMSNVGTSVIQVTAHDADDPSYGNSAKLVYTVLDGLPFFSVDPQTGVVRTAIPNMDRETQEEFLVVIQAKDMGGHMGGLSGSTTVTVTLSDVNDNPPKFPQSLYQFSVVETAGPGTLVGRLRAQDPDLGDNALMAYSILDGEGSEAFSISTDSQGRDGLLTVRKPLDFETRRSYSFRVEATNTLIDPAYLRRGPFKDVASVRVAVQDAPEPPAFTQAAYHLAVPENKAPGTLVGQVSASDLDSPASPIRYSILPHSDPERCFSIEPEDGTIRTVVPLDRETRVWHNLTVLATELDSSAQASRVQVAIQTLDENDNAPQLAEPYDTFVCDSAAPGQLIQVIRALDRDEVGNSSRVSLQGPLGPDANFTVRDNRDGSASLLLPSRPAPPRQAPYLVPIELWDWGQPAMSSTATVTVSVCRCRPDGSVASCRPEAQLSPAGLSTGALLAIITCVGTLLALVVLFVALRRQKQEALMVLEEEDVRENIITYDDEGGGEEDTEAFDISALQNPDGAGPPNPGPPARRDVLPRARAPRQPRPPGPSDVAQLLALRLREADDDPSVPPYDSVQVYGYEGRGSSCGSLSSLGSGSEAGGASGPTEPLDDWGPLFRTLAELYGAKEPPAP